One stretch of Ooceraea biroi isolate clonal line C1 chromosome 4, Obir_v5.4, whole genome shotgun sequence DNA includes these proteins:
- the LOC105282623 gene encoding uncharacterized protein LOC105282623 isoform X5: MFTVAPFSLEINMKTIKHLFNQKQYIYDQLKDRNEIAIYDKYGYSGKHFTTIIIILLVCALCGDFVIVYWPYVLDIVVPKNESHTSPMIQFLSEYFHVSEKYQFLVLVHFNTAMTAGSIVFVGTTTMLFSYFLHICGMFEIARRNVVYSYRIEQAMAIELLHNCHIKNRIMIYRKMICAIDMQRQAMESVKYIVTVIDETAFVLAITTVVCMSCYLFRVFRIESPMERLEEVLVYLLDVSALLTIMFLGSYVGQEIIDHSNHVYVITYNVSWYLAPLHIQKLILFLLQRRTKSCTLSVGGLITASFECFATVKLLHLFVGIVEASRLLYSTG, encoded by the exons ATGTTTACGGTTGCACCCTTTTCATTAGAGATTAACATGAAAACT ATAAAACATCTATTCAACCAAAAGCAATACATCTACGATCAGCTAAAGGATagaaacgaaattgctatCTATGACAAATATGGATACAGTGGAAAACATTTTACGACTATTATAATAA TACTTCTTGTATGCGCCCTATGTGGTGATTTTGTCATAGTATATTGGCCGTACGTTCTTGATATCGTTGTACCGAAAAATGAGTCTCATACAAGTCCTATGATCCAATTTTTGTCCGAGTACTTTCATGTCTCAGAGAAATATCAGTTTTTAGTTCTTGTGCATTTTAACACAGCGATGACTGCAGGGTCCATTGTATTCGTAGGAACGACAACAATGTTATTTTCGTATTTCCTGCATATCTGCGGTATGTTTGAAATTGCCAG AAGGAATGTTGTTTACAGCTATCGTATTGAACAAGCAATGGCGATCGAATTGTTACATAATtgtcatataaaaaatagaattatgaTATACAGAAAGATGATATGTGCCATAGATATGCAACGCCAAGCTATGGA AAGTGTTAAATACATCGTAACTGTTATTGACGAAACAGCTTTTGTTTTGGCAATAACTACTGTAGTTTGCATGAGTTGCTACCTTTTTCGA GTATTTAGAATTGAATCACCAATGGAGAGGTTGGAAGAGGTTTTAGTATACCTTTTGGATGTATCTGCACTTCTGACGATAATGTTTTTAGGCAGTTATGTTGGGCAAGAAATTATAGATCATAGTAATCACGTATATGTAATTAC ATACAACGTTTCATGGTACTTAGCACCGTTACACATACAGAAACTGATACTGTTTCTATTACAAAGGAGAACTAAAAGTTGCACTCTGAGTGTCGGTGGATTAATTACAGCATCTTTCGAATGTTTCGCAACAGTAAagctattacatttatttgtaggcattgttgaagcaagcaggttattatattctacaggctaa